The Balneolales bacterium ANBcel1 DNA segment CACCGGCACGCGGCCTCCTTCGGACTGGGCCAGATTAGCGGAATCGACCTCCCCAATGAACGGCCGGGGATCTTGCCCGACAGCGCCTACTACAACCGCCATTTCGGCGGGCCACGCGACTGGGGTATCGGAGACCTCATCAGCGTCGGTGTCGGCCAGGGTACTTTTTCGACATCCCCGCTGCATATGGCTACACTCACCTCCGAACTGGCTAACGGAGGATACCGGATCCGGCCGCACGTCGTCGACCGGATCGTCAAACCCGATGGTACGATTTTGGCCACCCAACCGGAAAGAGAACGTATCCCGTGGATTCGCGAAGATCATCTCGCAATCGTTCATGAGGGCATGCGAAGAGCCGTAAGCGAAGGCTCCGGGCGCTTTTATGCGGACATCCGCGGTGTGGAGGTGGCCGGGAAGACCGGAACCGCGCAGAATCCTCACGGTAATAACCACGGGTGGTTCATCTCCTATGCCCCGTATGATGAACCGGAAATCGCCATAGCCGTACTCGTTGAAAATGCCGGATTCGGCTCCGTTTCGGCCGCACCCATCGCCGGACTGATGATGGAGCAGTATTTCCATGGACGGATTCTGCGAAACTGGGTATACGATTATGTGATCAATTTTGAGCCGGAACCGTACGACGAAGACGAGGAAGAGGTGTTGTGATGAGCTGGTACAGAGAATTAGACTGGTTGCTGATCCTCTGCTGGGTTCTGCTGTTTTCGGCAGGCCTGGTTGCCATTTACAGCGCCACACTCGGTCCGGTTTCGCAGTTTCTGCCCTCCTACATCCAGAATAATTTCTTCAATCAGATTGTCTGGATCGGCATATCGGTAGCCGCGCTGGTCACCATCCAGTTCATGACCCCGCGATCGTTTCAGCAGATCTCCTATATCCTGTACGGCGTGTGCCTGATTCTGGCCGTCGCCACAATCTTCTGGGGAGTCGAGGCCGGCGGAGCGAAACGCTGGCTGGTTATCGGAGGCGTTCGGTTTCAGATCAGTGAGATGCTGAAACTGGCGACCATCCTGGTTGTGGCCAACTACCTGACCAGCAGAAGGGATATCACCACAGAACATATCGGCTCGGCCCTTATCGCGGTAGTACTCATGCTGATACCGAGTGTCATCATCATCCTGCAAAACGATACGGGAACCGCCCTGGTGCTGCTTTCAATTATCCCGGTGATGCTGTTCTGGTCGGGGCTGCCTTACGGAATTTCGCTGTTCCTGATTTCGCCGGCCATCATCGCCTATTTCTCGGTGATCGACTGGAGGCTTGGGGTGGTTGTCACTATTCTTCTCACCATCGCCATTTTCTTCATCCAAAAAAGAGTCTGGCTTACCAGTTCTGCGGTGATCACCGGACTGTTGACGGTTACCGGCGTTCAGGTGGCGCTGTACCATGTGCTCAGGCCCCACCAGCAGGCCCGTATCGAGGCGTTTATCAACCCCGCTCTCGATCCTCAGGGGGCCGGGTGGAACGTGCTTCAAGCGAAAACAGCAATCGGCTCCGGGGGTTTGTGGGGCAAGGGATTTCTTGAAGGCACCCAGACACAGCTCCGTTTCCTTCCGGAGCAGTGGACCGACTTTATCTTCCCGGTAATCGCCGAGGAGTTCGGGTTCATCGGGGCCGGCTCGCTGCTGATTGTTTTCGGAATCCTGCTGCTTAGGCTGCTGATCATCGCCGGCGAACACAAACATCCGTTTGCCCAGCTCGTGATTGTCGGTGTCACCACCATCTTTTTTGTGCACCTGGTGATCAACCTGGGGAGCGCCATGGGGCTGCTGCCGGTGATTGGTCTGCCTCTGCCTTTTGTCAGTTATGGAGGCTCCGCGTTCCTCTCCTATACCATCATGCTGGCCATCTGTCTGAATTTCCACCTGTATAAACGAGAGTTCAGTATTTACTCGTGACGATGGCTTTTTCCGTGCGAAGACGAAACGAACGCCGGTGATAGCGGGTGTAGCCGAACTCCTGCAGCGCTTTGTAGTGATGTGCCGTGGGATATCCGACATTGCGGTCCCATCCAAACTGCGGATACTCTTCGTGAAGCCCGGCCATGAGTCTGTCGCGATGTACTTTGGCGACGATAGATGCGGCTCCGATACTGGCGCTTCGGCCGTCTCCCTTTACGATGGTTTGGGAACGGATCAACAGGCTGTCGATCCCTTTGTTGCCATCAATAAGCAGAAAATCGGGTGGGGGGTTCGACCGCTCGGCACACTGTGCCATGGCCAGCAGGGAAGCCTTCAGGATATTGATTCTGTCGATCTCTTCCGGGCCGCACACCGCTACCGTGCAGCTGATGGCGTGTTTCCGGATCTGTTCGGCGACGAACTCCCTTTTGTCGGCTTTCAGCAGTTTGCTGTCGGCTATGCCGGTAATCAGATGGGCTGTTGAGGGGTCGAGAATAACTCCTGCGGCGACAACGGGTCCGGCCAGGCAACCGCGCCCGACCTCGTCCAGACCCATGATATGGCGAAACCCCTCTTGCCAGAGCCCGGACTCGAATTCGTAGAGATCAGTTTTGGGAGGAGCAGATGGCATCTGAAAATGCCGGTAATGGTATTTCGAGCCTGCACCGAAAACAGA contains these protein-coding regions:
- the rodA gene encoding rod shape-determining protein RodA, which encodes MSWYRELDWLLILCWVLLFSAGLVAIYSATLGPVSQFLPSYIQNNFFNQIVWIGISVAALVTIQFMTPRSFQQISYILYGVCLILAVATIFWGVEAGGAKRWLVIGGVRFQISEMLKLATILVVANYLTSRRDITTEHIGSALIAVVLMLIPSVIIILQNDTGTALVLLSIIPVMLFWSGLPYGISLFLISPAIIAYFSVIDWRLGVVVTILLTIAIFFIQKRVWLTSSAVITGLLTVTGVQVALYHVLRPHQQARIEAFINPALDPQGAGWNVLQAKTAIGSGGLWGKGFLEGTQTQLRFLPEQWTDFIFPVIAEEFGFIGAGSLLIVFGILLLRLLIIAGEHKHPFAQLVIVGVTTIFFVHLVINLGSAMGLLPVIGLPLPFVSYGGSAFLSYTIMLAICLNFHLYKREFSIYS
- a CDS encoding ribonuclease HII; this encodes MPSAPPKTDLYEFESGLWQEGFRHIMGLDEVGRGCLAGPVVAAGVILDPSTAHLITGIADSKLLKADKREFVAEQIRKHAISCTVAVCGPEEIDRINILKASLLAMAQCAERSNPPPDFLLIDGNKGIDSLLIRSQTIVKGDGRSASIGAASIVAKVHRDRLMAGLHEEYPQFGWDRNVGYPTAHHYKALQEFGYTRYHRRSFRLRTEKAIVTSKY